The Elusimicrobiota bacterium genome has a segment encoding these proteins:
- a CDS encoding shikimate dehydrogenase translates to MPKEPVKLCLLGHPVAHSMSPRLMAGLGGLTRRKVLYRACDVLPERLACAVELMRWSGMLGGNVTVPHKVAIVPLLDALTPEARLAGAVNALRCSQGRLIGHNTDAAGFADALRESGFSAAGRDALVFGAGGAARAVLCALGRLRARRVTIAARRPEAARALARALAASFPGTVFAAGRAGAADLAVNATPLGMAGFPDRSPAPGDWPGCGLALDLVYGRRTAFQRQARRLGASVLGGSGMLVSQALRSWEFWFGSLGAPRRAALKGRLLERLSCP, encoded by the coding sequence ATGCCCAAAGAACCCGTAAAGCTCTGCCTGCTGGGACACCCCGTCGCGCATTCCATGTCTCCGCGCCTCATGGCCGGCCTCGGCGGTCTGACCCGGCGCAAGGTGCTCTACCGCGCCTGCGACGTCCTCCCCGAGAGGCTGGCCTGCGCCGTGGAGCTCATGCGCTGGTCCGGCATGCTGGGCGGCAACGTGACGGTGCCCCACAAGGTGGCCATCGTTCCCCTGCTCGACGCGCTCACGCCGGAAGCCCGGCTGGCCGGCGCGGTCAACGCGCTGCGCTGCAGCCAAGGCCGCCTCATCGGCCACAATACGGACGCCGCGGGCTTCGCGGACGCCTTGCGGGAGTCGGGGTTCTCGGCCGCGGGCCGCGATGCCCTGGTCTTCGGCGCGGGCGGCGCGGCCCGGGCCGTGCTCTGCGCTTTGGGCCGCCTGCGCGCCCGCCGCGTGACCATCGCCGCGCGCCGGCCCGAAGCGGCCCGGGCCTTGGCCCGCGCGCTGGCCGCGAGCTTCCCGGGCACCGTCTTCGCCGCGGGCCGGGCCGGAGCCGCGGACCTGGCCGTCAACGCCACACCCTTGGGCATGGCCGGGTTCCCTGACCGCTCGCCCGCTCCTGGCGACTGGCCGGGCTGCGGCCTGGCCTTGGACCTGGTCTACGGCCGCCGCACCGCTTTCCAGCGCCAGGCCCGGCGCCTGGGCGCCAGCGTGCTGGGAGGCAGCGGCATGCTCGTGTCCCAAGCCCTGCGCTCCTGGGAGTTCTGGTTCGGATCCCTGGGCGCCCCCCGGCGCGCCGCCCTGAAAGGCCGCCTCCTGGAGAGACTATCATGCCCCTGA